Proteins from a single region of Pseudopedobacter saltans DSM 12145:
- the hisC gene encoding histidinol-phosphate transaminase — MSFNIDNIIRENIKKLKSYSSARDEFQGEASVYLDANENAFGSPLEKNYHRYPDPMAHAVKLELSKIKGVPPRNIFLGNGSDEAIDILFRSFCNPGIDNVIIVPPTYGMYEVSANINDISLKRVNLTPDYQLDLEGIAAAIDVHTKMIFICSPNNPTGNSIRREDVETLLANFNGLVVVDEAYINFSRQKSFIQELTEYSNLVVLQTLSKAWGLAGLRVGMAFASEEIIEIFNKVKPPYNMNEASQELALAALKNVDQVNEWIKHILKERDNLVLTLKGFDFVLDIYPSDANFILVKTTDANAVYNYLVEQGIIIRNRNKVELCEGCVRITIGTPEENNTLTEALKNFRV; from the coding sequence ATGTCATTCAACATCGATAATATAATAAGAGAAAATATCAAAAAGCTAAAGTCCTACTCTTCTGCAAGAGACGAATTTCAGGGTGAAGCTTCTGTATACCTGGATGCTAACGAGAACGCTTTTGGTTCTCCATTGGAAAAAAACTACCACCGCTATCCAGATCCAATGGCGCATGCTGTTAAATTGGAACTAAGCAAAATTAAAGGCGTTCCACCTCGTAACATTTTTTTGGGAAATGGTAGTGACGAGGCTATAGATATTCTATTCAGAAGCTTTTGCAATCCGGGAATTGACAATGTGATTATCGTCCCTCCGACGTATGGGATGTATGAAGTTTCAGCTAATATTAATGATATCTCTTTAAAAAGGGTAAATCTTACGCCAGATTACCAATTAGATTTAGAAGGAATCGCAGCTGCAATAGATGTGCATACTAAAATGATTTTTATTTGCTCACCAAACAATCCTACCGGTAACAGCATCCGCAGAGAAGACGTAGAAACACTGTTAGCCAATTTCAATGGATTAGTAGTTGTGGATGAAGCCTATATTAATTTTTCCAGACAAAAATCCTTTATTCAGGAATTGACAGAATATAGCAACCTGGTGGTTTTACAAACTCTTTCAAAAGCCTGGGGATTGGCAGGCTTACGTGTGGGAATGGCTTTTGCAAGTGAAGAAATCATAGAAATTTTCAATAAAGTAAAGCCTCCTTATAATATGAATGAAGCTTCGCAGGAATTGGCTTTAGCTGCACTAAAAAATGTAGACCAGGTTAATGAATGGATTAAGCATATTCTAAAAGAAAGAGATAATCTGGTTCTTACTTTGAAAGGCTTTGATTTTGTTTTGGATATCTATCCATCTGATGCCAATTTCATTCTGGTAAAAACCACCGATGCCAATGCTGTTTATAATTATTTGGTTGAACAGGGTATTATTATCAGAAACAGAAACAAAGTAGAGCTTTGCGAAGGCTGTGTGCGTATTACTATTGGTACGCCTGAAGAAAACAACACATTAACAGAAGCTCTTAAAAATTTTAGAGTTTAG
- the hisB gene encoding bifunctional histidinol-phosphatase/imidazoleglycerol-phosphate dehydratase HisB has protein sequence MSKILFIDRDGTLILEPADEQIDSFAKLIFYPGAISNLAKIAKELDYKLVMVSNQDGLGTEAHPEENFWPVQNFIIETLKNEGIDFDEVIIDKTFARDNAPTRKPGTALLTHFFDKEKYDLANSFVIGDRLNDVVLAKNLGAKAIWLNNNPELGASEAQNKIDNAHEIIALETTDWEKVYEFLKVGKRAVKHVRKTKETDITIELNLDGKGDANISTGLHFFDHMLDQIARHGGIDLTVITKGDLHIDEHHTIEDTGIALGEAFLEALGDKKGIERYGFCLPMDDCLAQVALDFGGRNWIVWDAEFKREKVGDMPTEMFFHFFKSFSDASKSNLNIKAEGDNEHHKIEAIFKAFAKAIKIAIKRDINNMRLPSTKGLL, from the coding sequence ATGTCGAAGATACTTTTTATTGACCGGGACGGTACTTTAATTTTAGAGCCAGCGGACGAACAGATTGATTCTTTTGCTAAACTTATTTTTTACCCTGGTGCAATTAGCAATCTTGCTAAAATTGCAAAGGAACTGGATTACAAGCTGGTAATGGTAAGTAATCAGGATGGTTTGGGAACTGAGGCTCATCCTGAAGAAAACTTTTGGCCTGTACAAAACTTCATTATCGAAACTTTAAAAAATGAGGGTATAGATTTTGATGAAGTTATTATCGACAAAACTTTCGCAAGAGACAATGCGCCTACCCGTAAACCGGGAACTGCTTTATTGACTCATTTTTTTGATAAAGAAAAATACGATTTAGCGAATTCTTTCGTGATAGGTGACAGATTAAATGATGTTGTTTTAGCTAAAAACTTAGGTGCAAAAGCCATTTGGCTAAATAATAATCCTGAATTAGGAGCTTCGGAAGCACAAAACAAAATTGATAATGCTCACGAAATAATCGCTTTAGAAACCACAGACTGGGAAAAAGTTTATGAATTCCTTAAAGTTGGAAAAAGGGCTGTTAAACATGTAAGAAAAACCAAGGAAACGGATATTACTATCGAACTTAACCTGGACGGAAAAGGCGATGCTAATATTTCTACAGGGCTTCATTTCTTCGACCATATGCTGGATCAGATTGCCAGACATGGGGGTATTGACTTAACAGTGATCACTAAAGGCGATTTACATATTGACGAACACCATACTATTGAAGATACTGGTATAGCTTTGGGTGAAGCATTTCTGGAAGCTTTGGGCGACAAAAAAGGTATCGAAAGATACGGTTTCTGTTTACCAATGGATGATTGTTTAGCACAAGTAGCTTTAGATTTTGGAGGCAGAAACTGGATTGTTTGGGACGCTGAATTTAAAAGAGAAAAAGTTGGTGATATGCCTACAGAAATGTTTTTCCATTTCTTTAAATCTTTTTCAGATGCATCAAAATCCAATCTGAATATCAAAGCAGAAGGTGATAACGAACACCATAAAATAGAAGCGATATTCAAAGCTTTTGCAAAAGCAATTAAAATAGCTATCAAACGCGATATTAACAATATGCGTTTACCTAGCACTAAGGGATTGTTATAA
- the hisH gene encoding imidazole glycerol phosphate synthase subunit HisH — MIGIVNYGAGNIFSLTSALERLGLSYGMINTEADFDKYEKIIIPGVGHAGTAMQKLKETGLVPAIKALTKPVLGICVGMQLLTNFSEEGNSDLLGIIPLKTLRFKEEVSKKVPHMGWNQIKPINDSPIFTGIADKTYFYFVHSYFIEFNTKFTAAICEYGIDFSAAIQKDNFYAVQFHPEKSGEAGERLLKNFANL, encoded by the coding sequence ATGATAGGCATTGTAAATTACGGAGCTGGAAATATATTCTCTCTCACTTCAGCGTTGGAAAGATTGGGCTTAAGTTATGGCATGATCAATACGGAAGCTGATTTTGATAAATATGAGAAAATAATTATCCCTGGAGTTGGACATGCAGGTACTGCCATGCAAAAATTAAAAGAAACAGGATTGGTTCCCGCTATTAAGGCTTTAACCAAACCTGTACTTGGAATTTGTGTAGGGATGCAACTATTGACTAATTTTTCTGAAGAGGGAAATTCTGACCTTTTAGGTATTATTCCGCTTAAAACACTTCGCTTTAAAGAAGAAGTTTCAAAAAAGGTTCCGCATATGGGTTGGAACCAGATAAAGCCGATAAATGACAGTCCTATTTTCACTGGAATTGCTGATAAAACATACTTTTACTTCGTACACTCCTATTTTATAGAATTTAATACTAAATTTACAGCCGCAATTTGTGAATACGGGATTGACTTCTCGGCAGCAATACAAAAAGATAACTTTTATGCAGTTCAGTTTCACCCTGAGAAATCTGGTGAGGCCGGTGAAAGACTGCTTAAAAATTTTGCAAACTTATAA
- a CDS encoding 1-(5-phosphoribosyl)-5-[(5-phosphoribosylamino)methylideneamino]imidazole-4-carboxamide isomerase encodes MYIIPAVDVLNQKVVRLREGDYNQVTEYEVSLEEQITTYQSNGTEFVHIIDLNGAKGDFSNQQYLFDIIKKTDMKVQYGGGVRSVEKVKELIDAGIHRVIVGTQAITNPSFLEDLSKEVSGNKKLSDHIVVAIDVLDEVIKYSGWMESSPIKLLDYVDKCLNLGFFRFLCTDISKDGKLGGAGVELYKKLLAHSPFIKLIASGGISSMKDIEELNHLKLESCVVGKAIYENRISIEDVKMWNLKALTSL; translated from the coding sequence ATGTATATCATTCCAGCAGTAGATGTTCTTAATCAAAAAGTTGTTAGACTTCGCGAAGGCGATTACAATCAGGTGACGGAGTACGAAGTTTCTTTAGAAGAACAAATTACGACATATCAATCTAACGGAACCGAGTTTGTACATATTATCGACTTAAACGGTGCTAAAGGAGATTTTAGCAATCAACAATATTTATTCGACATCATTAAGAAAACTGATATGAAAGTTCAGTATGGTGGTGGTGTTAGAAGTGTAGAAAAAGTAAAAGAATTAATTGACGCGGGAATCCACCGTGTTATCGTGGGTACTCAAGCCATTACCAACCCGAGCTTTCTGGAAGATTTAAGCAAGGAAGTTTCTGGTAATAAAAAACTCTCTGACCATATTGTTGTCGCTATCGATGTATTGGACGAAGTAATTAAATATTCTGGTTGGATGGAAAGTTCCCCTATCAAATTATTGGATTACGTAGACAAATGTCTGAATTTAGGTTTCTTCAGATTTCTTTGTACAGACATTAGCAAAGACGGTAAGCTAGGTGGTGCAGGCGTGGAATTATACAAAAAACTGTTGGCCCACTCTCCTTTTATCAAACTAATTGCTTCAGGCGGTATCAGTTCAATGAAAGATATTGAGGAATTAAACCATTTGAAATTAGAATCTTGCGTTGTTGGTAAAGCGATTTACGAAAACCGTATCTCCATTGAAGATGTGAAAATGTGGAACTTAAAAGCATTAACTTCTTTATAA
- the hisF gene encoding imidazole glycerol phosphate synthase subunit HisF, with translation MLSKRIIPCLDVKDGRTVKGVNFVDLRDAGDPVELAWQYSQQGADELVFLDITATHEKRKTTLEMVKAVARQINIPFTIGGGISEIKDAEALLNAGADKISINSAAVRRPELIDELAKAFGIQFVVVAVDTKHLPEGDIVHLNGGRLATEIQTQNWIKEAENRGAGEILLTSMDKDGTKSGFDNVLLKEINDMVSIPVIASGGAGSQQDFIDVFQKTNVDAALAASVFHYGEILIPELKKLLQENNIPVRL, from the coding sequence TTGTTAAGTAAACGTATTATCCCTTGTTTGGATGTTAAGGATGGCCGTACGGTAAAGGGTGTCAATTTTGTCGACCTTCGCGATGCTGGGGACCCCGTAGAATTGGCCTGGCAATATTCTCAACAGGGAGCCGATGAATTAGTTTTTTTAGATATCACGGCAACTCACGAAAAGCGTAAAACTACCCTGGAAATGGTAAAGGCTGTTGCTCGCCAAATCAATATTCCTTTTACTATCGGTGGTGGAATAAGCGAAATTAAAGATGCCGAAGCATTGTTAAATGCTGGTGCTGATAAAATTTCGATTAATTCTGCTGCTGTTCGCAGACCGGAATTGATTGATGAACTGGCGAAAGCTTTCGGAATTCAGTTTGTTGTAGTGGCTGTAGATACCAAACATTTACCTGAAGGTGATATCGTCCATTTAAACGGTGGCCGTTTAGCTACCGAAATCCAAACTCAAAATTGGATAAAAGAAGCTGAGAATCGTGGAGCCGGTGAGATCTTATTGACTTCAATGGATAAAGACGGTACTAAATCGGGATTCGATAATGTACTATTGAAAGAGATTAACGACATGGTGAGTATCCCGGTTATTGCCTCTGGCGGCGCGGGAAGTCAACAGGATTTCATAGATGTTTTTCAAAAAACAAATGTAGATGCAGCATTAGCTGCTTCAGTTTTTCATTACGGAGAAATCTTAATTCCGGAGCTGAAAAAACTATTACAAGAAAACAACATTCCTGTTAGATTATAA
- the hisIE gene encoding bifunctional phosphoribosyl-AMP cyclohydrolase/phosphoribosyl-ATP diphosphatase HisIE — protein sequence MSLANKVDFNKGEGLVPVIVQDVKTLEVLMLGYMNQEALIKTEEDKKVTFFSRSKNRLWTKGEESGNFLLVESIAIDCDQDTILVKAKPVGPTCHTGSRSCFFTEYNQNFLFELENIINDRYENPSESSYVNKLRNKGINKIAQKVGEEGVETVIAALAEREIDFINESSDLIFHLLVLLREKGFTLADIAKNLESRHK from the coding sequence ATGAGCTTAGCTAATAAAGTAGACTTTAATAAAGGTGAAGGTTTGGTTCCCGTTATTGTACAGGATGTTAAAACCTTAGAGGTTTTGATGTTGGGATACATGAATCAGGAAGCTCTTATTAAGACAGAAGAAGACAAAAAGGTAACTTTTTTCTCCAGATCTAAAAACAGATTATGGACTAAGGGTGAAGAAAGTGGCAATTTTCTGTTAGTAGAGTCCATTGCCATTGATTGCGATCAGGACACTATTTTAGTGAAGGCAAAACCCGTGGGGCCTACTTGTCACACCGGTTCGAGAAGCTGCTTTTTTACTGAATACAATCAGAATTTTCTCTTCGAATTGGAAAATATCATCAATGACAGATATGAAAATCCAAGCGAAAGCTCTTATGTAAATAAATTAAGAAACAAAGGAATCAATAAAATTGCACAAAAAGTTGGCGAAGAAGGTGTCGAAACCGTAATTGCAGCTTTAGCAGAAAGAGAGATTGATTTCATTAACGAATCTTCTGATTTGATTTTCCACCTTTTGGTTTTATTAAGAGAAAAAGGATTCACATTAGCTGATATTGCTAAAAACCTTGAATCAAGGCATAAATAA
- a CDS encoding agenet domain-containing protein — MKTIISCLCIFFLLPDYNASEKTKQINSLTPFIGNWEVWIPGAVTYTLKDADLYREYKPGAPMNKLTIKSDASYMWGDKKGVLKRVNPWYGEEGRVYFRISDKNNNFYDFWHKKESNQLIFLFGEVGGHAATGTRWEANENAVVTSINEDNKSNSNKNASALGNLKESANNKVDKKVTPILKYNIGEKIEIEWSGSWYKGIILENQGEKYKIRYDGWGELYDEWIHPNRIRKLSSK; from the coding sequence ATGAAAACCATTATAAGCTGTCTATGCATTTTCTTCCTCTTACCGGATTATAACGCCAGTGAAAAAACTAAGCAAATTAATTCATTAACTCCTTTTATTGGAAACTGGGAAGTTTGGATCCCCGGAGCTGTGACTTATACTCTTAAGGATGCTGATCTTTATAGAGAATATAAACCCGGTGCACCAATGAATAAACTAACAATAAAGTCTGATGCCAGTTATATGTGGGGCGATAAAAAGGGAGTACTGAAACGTGTAAACCCTTGGTATGGAGAGGAAGGGCGTGTATATTTTAGAATATCAGACAAAAACAATAATTTTTACGATTTTTGGCACAAAAAAGAATCTAACCAATTGATATTTCTGTTTGGTGAAGTAGGTGGACACGCCGCTACCGGAACAAGATGGGAAGCCAATGAAAATGCTGTAGTTACGTCAATAAATGAAGATAATAAATCTAATTCAAATAAAAACGCCTCTGCATTAGGAAACCTGAAAGAGTCTGCAAATAACAAAGTAGATAAAAAGGTAACTCCCATATTAAAATATAATATCGGAGAAAAAATTGAAATTGAATGGTCGGGAAGCTGGTATAAGGGTATTATACTGGAGAATCAGGGAGAAAAATATAAAATTAGATATGACGGCTGGGGCGAACTATATGATGAATGGATTCACCCTAACCGAATCCGAAAGTTATCTTCTAAGTAA
- the idi gene encoding isopentenyl-diphosphate Delta-isomerase, translating to MEEQVILVNENDEAIGTMAKLGAHLKPTLHRAFSVCLFNDKGEMLLQKRASGKYHCGGLWTNTCCSHPRPEEDTLNAANRRLMEEMGITTELSEVFDFTYQAVFDNGLFEYEFDHVFFGTFSDKPLINTEEVEDWKYLSLEDIRIDLSRNPEKYTPWFKLIIEKLDN from the coding sequence ATGGAGGAACAAGTTATATTGGTAAATGAAAATGATGAAGCTATTGGAACGATGGCGAAGCTGGGTGCGCATCTAAAGCCTACTTTACATCGGGCGTTTTCAGTTTGCCTATTTAATGATAAAGGAGAAATGTTGTTGCAAAAAAGAGCCTCTGGTAAATACCATTGCGGAGGATTGTGGACAAATACCTGTTGTAGTCATCCAAGGCCCGAAGAAGATACTTTAAATGCCGCAAATCGAAGGTTAATGGAAGAGATGGGAATTACAACCGAACTTTCCGAAGTATTTGATTTTACCTATCAGGCAGTATTTGATAATGGACTATTTGAGTATGAGTTTGATCATGTTTTTTTTGGGACATTTTCTGATAAGCCATTAATCAATACAGAAGAAGTTGAAGACTGGAAATATTTGAGTTTAGAAGATATAAGGATAGATTTATCTCGCAACCCAGAGAAGTATACTCCTTGGTTTAAGTTGATTATAGAGAAATTAGATAACTAA
- a CDS encoding WD40 repeat domain-containing protein: MIKHLKTLEGHQNPIYALSNAINQNVFFSAGNDKGVVEWSFETLAFSKVLMPINSSSYVILNVEDKIYVGMRSGLISVFNLNDKKNSYVLNSHHKAVFDIKFIKSKGEIISVGEDGLVNIWSYADGKHLYQFHGSDTTIRTIAISNDEKELAIGTKNGLIKIFNIDDFALKVEFQAHDKPVTSLSFHPNNLHLLSGGRDAQLKTWNKSNYSLEKQVPAHLFSIYSIAFHPVLDYVATASQDKSIKIWDTKDYRLLKILSLEKVGVGHTHSINSMIWSPDGRLLISAGDDKNINVWTFES, encoded by the coding sequence ATGATTAAGCATTTAAAAACTTTAGAAGGTCATCAAAATCCCATTTACGCGCTAAGCAACGCCATTAATCAAAACGTTTTCTTTAGCGCTGGCAACGATAAAGGTGTTGTGGAGTGGTCTTTTGAAACATTAGCTTTCTCTAAAGTGCTGATGCCTATAAATAGCTCTTCTTATGTTATTTTAAATGTTGAAGACAAAATATATGTAGGGATGAGAAGTGGTTTGATCTCGGTATTCAACCTGAATGATAAAAAAAATAGCTATGTCCTTAACAGTCACCATAAGGCTGTTTTTGACATAAAATTTATTAAAAGCAAGGGCGAAATTATTTCCGTAGGCGAAGATGGGTTGGTAAATATATGGTCTTATGCAGATGGCAAACACCTTTATCAGTTTCACGGGAGCGACACAACTATCCGAACTATTGCAATCAGTAATGATGAAAAGGAACTGGCTATTGGAACAAAAAACGGATTAATCAAAATATTCAACATAGATGATTTTGCATTAAAAGTTGAATTTCAGGCGCATGATAAACCTGTTACTTCTCTTTCTTTCCATCCAAATAATCTGCATTTACTTTCGGGAGGCAGAGACGCTCAATTAAAAACATGGAATAAAAGCAACTATAGTTTAGAAAAGCAGGTCCCGGCACATTTGTTCTCCATTTATTCCATAGCATTTCATCCTGTTTTAGACTACGTTGCCACTGCCAGCCAGGATAAAAGTATTAAAATTTGGGACACTAAGGACTACCGTTTACTAAAAATACTTAGTTTAGAAAAAGTGGGCGTTGGCCATACCCATTCCATCAATAGCATGATTTGGAGCCCGGATGGACGTTTATTAATTTCTGCCGGTGATGACAAAAACATCAATGTCTGGACTTTTGAAAGCTAA
- a CDS encoding C40 family peptidase: MINSKASTFLAVIPVRAEASHRSEIISQVLFGEYLDVLDKNGEWIRIKTLYDDYEGWVDEKQIVYVGEEDLSIKLTNVFGQFVIKNQTDNKVFLPLGASLPINKQGQVQIAQHIYDITSENVRHVMKPDISTFKEHILDIAKQFLDVPYLWGGRTHFGIDCSGFSQIVYKVCGIKIKRDAWQQAEQGKLVDFLSQSQTGDLAFFDNEEGRITHVGIMINNNLIIHASGRVKIDLIDDQGIFSSDLKRYSHKLRIIKRYI, translated from the coding sequence ATGATTAATTCGAAAGCATCAACTTTTTTAGCAGTAATCCCGGTAAGGGCTGAAGCATCGCATCGGTCAGAAATTATTTCACAGGTGTTATTTGGCGAATATCTTGATGTTTTAGATAAAAATGGAGAATGGATCAGGATAAAAACTTTATATGATGATTACGAAGGTTGGGTAGATGAAAAGCAAATAGTGTATGTAGGAGAGGAGGATTTGAGTATAAAACTAACCAACGTTTTTGGACAGTTCGTTATCAAAAACCAGACAGATAATAAAGTTTTTTTGCCATTGGGAGCAAGTTTGCCGATTAATAAGCAGGGACAAGTTCAAATCGCACAGCATATTTACGATATAACTTCTGAAAATGTCCGACATGTTATGAAACCGGATATTTCTACTTTCAAGGAACATATTCTGGATATTGCGAAGCAATTTCTAGACGTACCTTATTTATGGGGTGGGCGTACGCATTTTGGAATAGATTGCTCTGGTTTTTCGCAAATTGTTTATAAAGTGTGCGGAATCAAGATTAAACGCGATGCATGGCAACAGGCTGAACAAGGGAAATTGGTAGATTTTCTTTCCCAATCTCAAACCGGAGATCTGGCATTTTTTGATAATGAAGAGGGCAGAATAACCCATGTTGGGATTATGATTAATAATAACCTGATTATCCATGCATCCGGGCGAGTTAAAATTGATCTGATAGATGATCAAGGGATTTTTTCTTCAGACCTTAAACGATATAGTCATAAGCTAAGGATAATCAAGCGTTATATTTAG
- a CDS encoding universal stress protein yields the protein MENSIIFNKILIAVDDSKFSYAAAEYGFKLAKSLGSEVALVHISAYPITTSMTGDPILGDPGIIIPDMMDAQREAAKQLFQKLREELGQNVTVSEFILEGNVKDEVINVAQEFNASLIVMGTHSRKGLDLFLSGSVAESVMRNSNCPVLVIPHKEKE from the coding sequence ATGGAAAATTCGATTATTTTTAATAAAATTTTAATTGCGGTTGATGATAGCAAATTTTCTTATGCAGCCGCAGAATATGGCTTCAAATTAGCAAAATCTTTGGGCTCCGAAGTTGCCTTAGTGCATATCAGTGCATATCCTATCACAACCTCCATGACTGGCGATCCCATACTCGGTGATCCTGGAATTATTATTCCTGATATGATGGATGCACAAAGAGAGGCTGCTAAACAACTTTTCCAAAAACTGCGAGAAGAGCTTGGCCAAAATGTCACCGTCAGTGAATTTATTCTGGAAGGAAACGTCAAAGACGAAGTCATTAATGTTGCACAGGAATTCAATGCATCATTAATCGTAATGGGTACCCATTCCAGAAAAGGCCTTGATCTCTTCCTTTCAGGATCTGTTGCTGAAAGTGTTATGCGAAACTCAAACTGTCCCGTTTTAGTCATTCCACACAAAGAAAAGGAATAA